Sequence from the Puniceicoccaceae bacterium genome:
ACTGGAGCGGCAGGGCTAGTGGGTGTCGTGTTTCGCGACTTGTAGTAGGATTCAACCTGAGCAGGGAACATTGCCCAGATGACGCAGTGTTCGTCATCGCAGGGATATCCCTTTTCTTTCAGTTCGGCACGGAGATCCTCCATCCCCTTGCGTTTCACTGCTGTGGATTCGACTGGGCGACAGGTGATGGGTTCGAGGCCCGACTGCTTGGAGGCGATGGCCTGCACTTCGGGGTCGATCGGTGCAGGAGTGCGTCCGTAATACCCCAAGGCAATGTCCTGTGCCTGGGGAGAGAGGTTCTTCCACCTTCCGAATTTCACGTTCAGGAACGCCTGGTTCCCCGCAATTTGAGAGGTGGGGGTGACCAGCGGCATCCATCCCAACGCCTTACGCACAATGGGCACTTCATTGAAGACCTCATCAAATTTGTCTTCCATGTTTTGCTCCTTCAGCTGAGAGCGGAAATTCGACAGCATGCCACCCGGCACCTGATAGAGCAGGGCATCACTATCAACGATTTCGTTTTGATGAGAGGTAAATTTGGACAGGTCGTCGTAAACTTTTGTCAGGTGAGCGCGCACCTTGCTCAAAGCCTCAATCTGGGAATCGCTGATTTTTGGACAGCGCGGATGTCCCTTGAGGATATTGATCATGCGCAAGGCATCGGGCTGACCTGTTCCATTGGCAAAGGGAATCACTGAGAGATCGATGGCGTCAACGCCCGCTTCGACTGCTGCATAGTAGGTGGTTGCACCAAGCCCTGCCGTTTCGTGAGTATGAATCCAGACCGGCACCTTTACATTCTGCTTCAGCCCCTTGACGATGGCATAGGCTTCCATCGGCGGAATCAGGCCTGCCATATCCTTGATGACGATGGTGCTCGCCCCCATTTCCTCGAGTTCGCAGCCGAGCTTGATGAAGCCCTCGACATTGTGAACGGGACTGGTGGTGTAACAGATGACACCGTGTGCCTCCTTGCCCGCTTTATTGGCTGCAGCGATGGCACATTGCATGTTACGTGGGTCATTGAGCGCATCAAAAATGCGAAAAATATCCATGCCGTGTTTGGCGGACATCTGGATGAACGCTTCGACCACGTCGTCGGGTTGGTGTGCGTAGGCAACAATGTTCTGCCCACGCAGCAGCATCATGTGCTTGGTGTTGGGACAGGCCTTTTTGAGTGCATCCAGACGGTCAAAGGGCCATTCATTCAGAAATCGCAAACCCGCATCGATAGTGGCACCTCCCCAGGTTTCCAAGGAAGCAAAGCCCCAGTTATCGAGCATTTCACAGACGGGAAGCATGTGCTCAGTCGCCATGCGGGTGGCAGCCAGAGACTGGTGACCATCACGCAGAACGTTATTGTTGAAAAGGACGGGAACGCTTGCACTCATATCGGGTTATTGCAGTGATTTGAATAAGAAAGGCTACTAATATTAATCAACAAAATTAGAACCATTGTTGTTGTAACCCTTGTGCACCGCAAAACGCAACCCTTTTTCATAAGGGTTACTTGGCGTTGTCAGTAAGCGTGCTGTTAGCCACGAGCGTTCCAGGCTAATCATGCCTTCCTGGTTTTCAACTGAGTCGAGTGAGCGCAGGATGCGGAATCGCCTGGAGTCAGGCAAGTTCGCGAATTTTTCCTCCCCTGGCGATCAGGTCATAGCCAAATCCATCCTCGATCTCGACCTCTGCGAACTGCCCGACAGGCAGTGATTCATCGACAAAAACAACGCCATCGATTTCGGGTGCATCGCGATAGGAACGGGCGACTCCAGGACTGTCCACGAGCACCTTGAGGCGCTTCCCGATCTGGTCATCATGGTAGTCCGCGCTGATCGGTTCCTGCCGTTGCATGGCGACATTCCAACGCTTCTTCTTGCGCATGTGATGGATGTGTTGATCCAGCTTGTAGGCGCGAGTTCCCTCCTCCCGGGAGTATTGAAATACCCCCATGCGTTCAAAGCGAAATTCTTCGATGAACTCGAGCAGTTCTTCGAAGTCAGCGTCAGTCTCCCCCGGAAATCCGACAATGAACGTCGTGCGGATTGCAAGTTCCGGAATGCCCCGACGCATGCGGCGAAGGAGATCCCGGATGTAGTCTCCGCTGGTTTCCCGTTTCATCCGCGTGAGCATGTTGTCCGAGATGTGTTGAAGCGGGATGTCGACGTAATTGACGACTTTGTCGCACTTGGCGATGGTTTCGATCAATTCATCGCTCCAGTGGGCCGGGTGAGTGTAGAGCAGGCGAATCCAGAAATCCCCTTCGATCTGGTTGAGTTCCTGCAGCAGCATTGCCAGGGATTCCCCTTTGCTCGAATCCACTGGAGAGCGCGGATTGGGGCGTGCCTCCTGCCACCGGTCCATTCCAAAGTAAGTCGTATCCTGTGAGATCAGATTGAGTTCCTTCACGCCTTGACGCACGAGGATGCGGGCTTCCTTGACGACCGATTCGATGGTTCGACTCCGGTGTTGGCCCCGGATTTTGGGGATGATGCAGAAACTGCAAGGATGGTTACAGCCCTCTGCGATTTTGATGTAGGCCGTGTGGTGCGGGGTAAGGCGCAGGCGCGGAGTATCCCAATCGGGGATGTAGCGCGGCTTGCGTGTGACAAAATCACGTTCGGCGAGCAGGGCTGGACCCAGCGCGCGCGACAGGATCTCGGGGATTTGCTCCAGCTGATCAAGCCCTACGAAAGCGTCGATCTCGGGCATGAGTTTGGGCAACTCCTCCTTGAAGCGCTGGGAGAGGCAACCCGCTACGATCAGCTTCTGACGGTGGTTTCGTCGCTGGCGACTGCGATCCTGTACCGCTCCAAAAATGGTATCGATGCTTTCCTTCTTCGCATTGTCGATGAAGGAACACGTGTTGATGATCAACGCATCCGCCTGCTCAGGCGTATCAATCAAAGTCATTCCGGCCTTGCTCAAGTGCCCCATCATGATCTCGGAATCGATGAGGTTCTTGGCACAACCGAGGGAAATCATACCTACCGTCGGCATAGTTTTGTACTGGGTGATGTTCGAAAGTGGAATCGGCGATGGTTCGGGCGTGCATGACGCCACTGCATTGCATGGGAAGAAGCTCTTGCGAGACAGCTGACGTCAGGCGGGAACTCCGGCGGGTGCGGTGTCACTTCCCAGTTCATCATCCGGGTCTTTTGCACCCTTCTTCTCCTTTTTCGCGTCTGCTTCGTCCGCATCCGTTTCAAGATTTGGAACAGGAGTGTGCAATACTGCCGAGCGAATCTCGCCGTATTCGAGGATTTCCTGAACGTGCTTTCCTTCGAGTGTTTCGTGCTCAAGCAGCGCATCGGCAAGTTTGATGACCGATTCCTTGTGTGCTTCAATCAGCTCGTGTGCCCGTTCAAACTGTCCCTGATTGATCTTGTGAATGGCTTCGTCGATCTTTCGCGCCGTCTCTTCCGAATAATTCTGCGTGCGGTTGATTTCGCGTCCCAAAAAGATCTGATCCTGGTTTTCACCAAAGACGACGGGACCCAAATCGCTCATGCCCCAGTCGCAGACCATGTGACGCGCGTATTTGGTCGCCTGCTTCAGATCCATGGAAGCTCCGGTGCTGTAGTCTCCGGTGATCAGTTCTTCGGCAATGCGCCCTCCCATGATCACACAGATATGATCGAGGATCTCGGAGCGGGTTTCCCCAAGGATGTCTTTCACCGGAGTGTACATGGTGAGACCCAGTGCACGACCGCGTGGGAGGATGGTGACCTTGTGCAGCGTGACCTTGCGCGGCTTGAGCAGCACCTGCAGGATGGCGTGCCCCGCTTCGTGATAGGCCGTCATGCGCTTGTCTTCATCATCCATCAGCTGTCGGCGTTCACGGCCAAAGCGAATCTTGTCATGCGCGTCTTCAATTTCCCGCATGGTGACCTCAGGATTTCCATAGCGGGCGGCGAGCAATGCGGCTTCGTTGAGAAGATTGGCGAGATCTGCACCCGCAAATCCGACGGTGGATCGCGCAACACGGTGCAAATCCACATCTTTGGAAATTTTGATCTTTTTGGCGTGAACTTTGAGGATCGCTTCACGTCCGGACAGATCGGGAACGCCGATGGTCACCTGACGGTCAAAGCGCCCCGGTCGCAACAAGGCCTGGTCGAGCACATCCGGGCGGTTGGTGGCAGCGATGATGATGACGCCCTCATGACCATCAAATCCATCCATTTCCACCAACAGCGAGTTGAGGGTCTGCTCGCGCTCATCGTTGCCTCCGCCGAGTCCAGCACCGCGCTGGCGCCCAACGGCGTCAATTTCGTCGATAAAGATGAGACATGGGGCGTTCTTTCGACCCTGCTCAAACATGTCGCGAACGCGGGCGGCTCCCACTCCGACAAACATTTCCACAAAGTCCGAACCCGAGATCGAGAAAAAAGGCACGTCGGCTTCACCCGCAACGGCGCGGGCGAGCAGCGTTTTACCCGTTCCCGGAGGTCCAACCATCAGGATGCCCTTGGGGATCTTGCCTCCGATCTTCTGAAATTTTTTGGGATCCTTGAGGAAATCCACAATTTCGCTGACCTCTTCCTTGGCCTCTTCGCAGCCAGCCACATCGCGAAAGGTCACGCGGTCCTTGTCCCGCGTCAGCATTTTCGCCTTGGATTTTCCAAAGGTCATGGCGCCCCGACCGGCGTTGCGAAGCTGTCGGACAAAGATGAAATAGAGAATGCCCACGATCAGCAGAATCGGGAGCAGGCTGCCCACGAGATCGGTGACCCAGTTGTTGGCGCGCTTCTCGACGAGTTTGTCGCGAAGGACTTCAAAATCTTCGGGGGTAACGCGGCCTTCTGCTACAAAGCGATTTGCGCTGCCCGATTCCACTGCGGCATCCACAGAAGGACGCAGGGTGCCATCAATTTTGTACCATGCCTCGCCACCACGGGGATCATTGACAATGGAACCGGATGCAATTTCATCCCGGGATGCCATTTTCACAACTTCGGGCACGGAAAGTTGAACCACGCTGGAGTTGACGGAATTTCCGATGGTAGCAAACGCGAGAAAGACGCCAAGGATGACCAGCCAGATGATCAGAACCTTGGGTTCGATCATACGGTCATTTGGTTTTCGATTGTTGGGCTGGTTGCCGGGTTTTTTGGGTAGGCGGTCTTTCATTCCTTGTTGGTCAAATCGTGAAACAAGGTTAACTCCATGGGTAAGTCAACCTAAGAAGGTCATTCGAATCGGGCTTCACACGGGCGATTTCAGCGGGTATGAGGCCAGGTGCCCACAGCACGTTCCCGTGTGCGTCGCACACGATCGGGAGTCGTCTGCGCAGTGCTTTGGGAATCTTTCGGTTGATAAAACATGCATGGAGCTTCTGGTTGTATGGAGACCCCAGCGGTCGGTAGCGCATTCCGTCCTGCCAGAATTTCACTTGCAGGGTAAAGCCTTTCTTGATGGCCCCAACCTGCAGGTGAACCTGGGAGAACGGGTCGTCAATTCCGTCCAGGATCTGTTGATATAGAGCTGGGGTGAACGGAATTCGTTCACACTTCAGGCAGTTTCCGTCGGGAAAGCAGAGTTGGTCACCCGGTCCAAGCGCAAACTGCAGGGGGGCAAACGGGTGGCAGGGGGTGGTTGATTGCAGCTCGAGCCAGCCATCGCGCCGAAGCACCACTTCCCATGCCTGGTTGAGTTGCATGCGTTCGCAGGGTTGCAACTGCAGCACGCGCTCCACGTGCCAGTGGCTGCAATCGGCTGCACCGGGGTGTTCCTGCAGCCAGCGACGAACACAGCGACGCAGGATCGCGCGCCCCTGGTCCTGCAGGGCGTGGATGGGAAATTGGCGTTGCTGGAGGTTCACGGATGCCAGAGTCCTCGTACACAGATCATCGAGGCAGTTGGCATCTTCTTCCAGGAAATGCAGGCTGGTGGAGAGCTGTTGCATCAGTGTCGGTCCGGAGTATTGCTGCCAGCGGGGCAGCAGCTCGTTTCGCACAAAGTTTCGATAGAAGCGTGTGCTGGCATTGGATGCATCCTCCCTCCATGGCTGACCGATGTGTTGCAGGCAGTTGCGGATGTGTTCCTTGTCGAGATGGAGCAGGGGTCTTGCGATGTGCAGCCCATTGCGGAAGTGCTGCACGGGCTTGGGGGCGATCAGGCCATCCAGAGCGCTGCCGCGACTCAGCCGCATCAGCAGGGACTCCACGCGGTCATTCTGGTGGTGAGCGGTCAAGATCAGTTCAAGTGAATGCCGTGATGCCTGGCTGGAGAAAAAAGCAAACCGCTCCTTGCGAAGCGTCGCTTCATCCCTGTGAATCGAAGGGGGCGCTTGCCTGTCTGACGGGTGCCTCCCCACTTCGCAGATCAGTCCATGCTGCTTGCAGATCTGCTGTACAAAGCGGGCATCTGTTGTGGATGCCTCCCCGCGAAGCTGGTGGTCAAAATGCAGCACTCGCAAGCGGGTTCGCAGTTCTGGAAGGATTGCGAGAATCCAGCGAAGCAGAAAGACGGAGTCGGCACCTCCCGAGCAGGCAATGCCGATGTGCTTGTCCGACCGGGTCAGGGAGCGTAGTGCCTGTTGAACATCCGGGTGCAGGCAATCGAACGGAAGTTGCTCGATAAGGATTGAATCTGGTGAGGCTTGCTCCATACTTTTGGGTCACATGCGGTGCTGCGTTTCTGATCCCCGTTGGCGTAAGTACAGTGGGCCGCGCCCTGGTGAAGATGACGAGCACCTCGAAGAATCATACGCCTAGTCTATGCCGACACAACCCCTGATTGATCTCGAGGCGGTCATTGAGGATCGTCCAGCCTGGCGCTGGATGCGGCCCCTGATGCGCTGGTTGCAGCGCTTGTTCGGGATCGACCTGCTCAACCACGATTATGCTACGTTCCTTCAGCAATATGAAGCGGGTGAACTTGGGGATACGAATTTTTTCGTGGCGGTGCTGCGCTATCTCGAGATCAACTATGAAATTTCAGAGTCGGACCTCCGCAAAGTTCCCCAGACGGGTCCGATGATGGTGGTGGGCAATCACCCCTTTGGAGGAGTGGACGGACTGGTACTGGGTGCGGTCATGACCCAGGCGCGACCCGATGCACGCTTGCTCGCAAATGAGCTGCTCGCTCACATGGAGCCGATTCGCCCGTTCATGTTTGGAGTGAATGTTTTTGGAGGTTCGGAGGCATCGCGACGAAACTTCAAGTCGATGAAGCAGGCACTTCGGTGGCTGGAAAGCGGAGGGTGCATCGCGACGTTTCCATCCGGAGTCGTCTCGCACTTCACCCTGCGCCACATGCAGGTCGTGGATCCGGCCTGGAATCCGCACATCACCAGCATGGCCCAACGTACAGGCGCTACCGTGCTGCCCCTGTATTTCCCGGGACGCAATTCCCTGAAGTTTCAGGTTGCGGGGCTGATTCATCCGATGTTGCGCACACTCCTGTTGCCGCGGGAGTTGCAGCGGCTGAAAGGGAAAACCATCCATGTGCGCATTGGTAAGGCGATCACGCCTGCACGGCTGCGCGCGTTTGAGGACTTGCAGGAGGCAACCCAGTTTCTTCGGGTGAACTCCTACGTTCTCCGTGATCGCAAAATGGAGCCGGGACAGGAAAAAATCCGACGCTTTCCTCTGGTGAAGCTGCGCAAGGCTGCTTCGCCACTGCCAATCGTGAATGCGATCGATCCTGAATGGATGCAATCGGAAATTGCAGCTTTGCCGGGTGCGTCATTGCTGCTCACAAATGGTGAATTTGATGTCCGCATCGCCCGTGCCAGGGAAATCCCCCATACGCTCCGCGAAATCGGGCGGCTGCGCGAGGTCACCTTCCGTGAGATTGGAGAGGGGACCGGGCAATCGATTGATCTCGATGAGTTTGATGCGCACTACCTGCACCTGTTCATCTGGAACCGTAAGGAGCGCGAGATTGTGGGAGCCTATCGCATGGGACTCACGGACGAAATACTTTCACATTACGGGAAACGGGGCCTCTACACCACGACCTTGTTCAAGCTGAAAGACGAGTTCCTTGAGGAACTGAATCCTGCCATCGAACTGGGGCGCTCCTTTGTGCGCATCGAGTATCAGCGCAAACAGGCGACGCTCTCCATACTGTGGCGGGGGATTGGCACCTTTATTGGCAGACATCCCAAGTATTCCCGGCTCTTTGGACCGGTATCGATCACCGCTGAGTACAGCTCGATTTCCAAAGACCTCATGGTGCAGTTCCTCCGGGAAAACCGCTTTCATCCGACGCTTTCCAAGATGGTGAGAGCGCGAAAGCCACACCGCTCCAATCGCCTGCGCGCCCTATTCATGGAGTCCATGCACGAACCCGCAGATTCTCTGGACGACATTTCAGCGATGATTTCCGAGATCGAGTTTGACCGCAAAGGCGTGCCGGTCCTGCTCAAACACTACCTCAAGCTCAACGGCGTCATGCTAAGCTTCAATCGCGACCCCAAGTTCAGCGATGTCGTCGACGGACTGATTTTGGTGGACATGGAGCAGGCTGACCCGCACATCATGCGTCGCTATATCGGTGATGAAGCCTGGAGGCAGTTCTCCCAGTATCATCATCCTGTGGAGGAAACGCAGCAGGTGTAGTGGAGCTGCGAGGGTGCCGTTGGTCGGATCAATCGAACTTTCCGGAAGCCTTG
This genomic interval carries:
- the rimO gene encoding 30S ribosomal protein S12 methylthiotransferase RimO → MPTVGMISLGCAKNLIDSEIMMGHLSKAGMTLIDTPEQADALIINTCSFIDNAKKESIDTIFGAVQDRSRQRRNHRQKLIVAGCLSQRFKEELPKLMPEIDAFVGLDQLEQIPEILSRALGPALLAERDFVTRKPRYIPDWDTPRLRLTPHHTAYIKIAEGCNHPCSFCIIPKIRGQHRSRTIESVVKEARILVRQGVKELNLISQDTTYFGMDRWQEARPNPRSPVDSSKGESLAMLLQELNQIEGDFWIRLLYTHPAHWSDELIETIAKCDKVVNYVDIPLQHISDNMLTRMKRETSGDYIRDLLRRMRRGIPELAIRTTFIVGFPGETDADFEELLEFIEEFRFERMGVFQYSREEGTRAYKLDQHIHHMRKKKRWNVAMQRQEPISADYHDDQIGKRLKVLVDSPGVARSYRDAPEIDGVVFVDESLPVGQFAEVEIEDGFGYDLIARGGKIRELA
- a CDS encoding lysophospholipid acyltransferase family protein, which codes for MPTQPLIDLEAVIEDRPAWRWMRPLMRWLQRLFGIDLLNHDYATFLQQYEAGELGDTNFFVAVLRYLEINYEISESDLRKVPQTGPMMVVGNHPFGGVDGLVLGAVMTQARPDARLLANELLAHMEPIRPFMFGVNVFGGSEASRRNFKSMKQALRWLESGGCIATFPSGVVSHFTLRHMQVVDPAWNPHITSMAQRTGATVLPLYFPGRNSLKFQVAGLIHPMLRTLLLPRELQRLKGKTIHVRIGKAITPARLRAFEDLQEATQFLRVNSYVLRDRKMEPGQEKIRRFPLVKLRKAASPLPIVNAIDPEWMQSEIAALPGASLLLTNGEFDVRIARAREIPHTLREIGRLREVTFREIGEGTGQSIDLDEFDAHYLHLFIWNRKEREIVGAYRMGLTDEILSHYGKRGLYTTTLFKLKDEFLEELNPAIELGRSFVRIEYQRKQATLSILWRGIGTFIGRHPKYSRLFGPVSITAEYSSISKDLMVQFLRENRFHPTLSKMVRARKPHRSNRLRALFMESMHEPADSLDDISAMISEIEFDRKGVPVLLKHYLKLNGVMLSFNRDPKFSDVVDGLILVDMEQADPHIMRRYIGDEAWRQFSQYHHPVEETQQV
- the tilS gene encoding tRNA lysidine(34) synthetase TilS, whose product is MEQASPDSILIEQLPFDCLHPDVQQALRSLTRSDKHIGIACSGGADSVFLLRWILAILPELRTRLRVLHFDHQLRGEASTTDARFVQQICKQHGLICEVGRHPSDRQAPPSIHRDEATLRKERFAFFSSQASRHSLELILTAHHQNDRVESLLMRLSRGSALDGLIAPKPVQHFRNGLHIARPLLHLDKEHIRNCLQHIGQPWREDASNASTRFYRNFVRNELLPRWQQYSGPTLMQQLSTSLHFLEEDANCLDDLCTRTLASVNLQQRQFPIHALQDQGRAILRRCVRRWLQEHPGAADCSHWHVERVLQLQPCERMQLNQAWEVVLRRDGWLELQSTTPCHPFAPLQFALGPGDQLCFPDGNCLKCERIPFTPALYQQILDGIDDPFSQVHLQVGAIKKGFTLQVKFWQDGMRYRPLGSPYNQKLHACFINRKIPKALRRRLPIVCDAHGNVLWAPGLIPAEIARVKPDSNDLLRLTYPWS
- a CDS encoding pyruvate carboxylase subunit B; translated protein: MSASVPVLFNNNVLRDGHQSLAATRMATEHMLPVCEMLDNWGFASLETWGGATIDAGLRFLNEWPFDRLDALKKACPNTKHMMLLRGQNIVAYAHQPDDVVEAFIQMSAKHGMDIFRIFDALNDPRNMQCAIAAANKAGKEAHGVICYTTSPVHNVEGFIKLGCELEEMGASTIVIKDMAGLIPPMEAYAIVKGLKQNVKVPVWIHTHETAGLGATTYYAAVEAGVDAIDLSVIPFANGTGQPDALRMINILKGHPRCPKISDSQIEALSKVRAHLTKVYDDLSKFTSHQNEIVDSDALLYQVPGGMLSNFRSQLKEQNMEDKFDEVFNEVPIVRKALGWMPLVTPTSQIAGNQAFLNVKFGRWKNLSPQAQDIALGYYGRTPAPIDPEVQAIASKQSGLEPITCRPVESTAVKRKGMEDLRAELKEKGYPCDDEHCVIWAMFPAQVESYYKSRNTTPTSPAAPVDASSPAPSIPSFTGRSDMVLSVGGTQYKVSVEEA
- the ftsH gene encoding ATP-dependent zinc metalloprotease FtsH, whose translation is MKDRLPKKPGNQPNNRKPNDRMIEPKVLIIWLVILGVFLAFATIGNSVNSSVVQLSVPEVVKMASRDEIASGSIVNDPRGGEAWYKIDGTLRPSVDAAVESGSANRFVAEGRVTPEDFEVLRDKLVEKRANNWVTDLVGSLLPILLIVGILYFIFVRQLRNAGRGAMTFGKSKAKMLTRDKDRVTFRDVAGCEEAKEEVSEIVDFLKDPKKFQKIGGKIPKGILMVGPPGTGKTLLARAVAGEADVPFFSISGSDFVEMFVGVGAARVRDMFEQGRKNAPCLIFIDEIDAVGRQRGAGLGGGNDEREQTLNSLLVEMDGFDGHEGVIIIAATNRPDVLDQALLRPGRFDRQVTIGVPDLSGREAILKVHAKKIKISKDVDLHRVARSTVGFAGADLANLLNEAALLAARYGNPEVTMREIEDAHDKIRFGRERRQLMDDEDKRMTAYHEAGHAILQVLLKPRKVTLHKVTILPRGRALGLTMYTPVKDILGETRSEILDHICVIMGGRIAEELITGDYSTGASMDLKQATKYARHMVCDWGMSDLGPVVFGENQDQIFLGREINRTQNYSEETARKIDEAIHKINQGQFERAHELIEAHKESVIKLADALLEHETLEGKHVQEILEYGEIRSAVLHTPVPNLETDADEADAKKEKKGAKDPDDELGSDTAPAGVPA